In Parasegetibacter sp. NRK P23, a single genomic region encodes these proteins:
- a CDS encoding S8 family serine peptidase produces MEQVKKDLANYASDRYSASLQEIELIRSGIYHNRKGSIPLTEIPHNRDRLALRMEREGLPPDQAIERINGVPNFQDVFIIRELLRLSESVCRITISSPFGGSGFGTGFLIAPGLLITNHHVFPDAAAAAHSVAQFSYELTGKGGVTAPVSFRLKPEKFFMSSSLEKNIMVPYSGLDFTIVAVDEISDNGIPITDFPYTRFDETLGKIVEGENCIVIQHPAGDYKKIVLKDIRMITLTDNFLIYESDTLPGSSGSMVVGLGTGQVVALHHSGVPRRNDKGQWLRKDGLPVQAGDTDDVIDWIGNEGIRVSSIVKAIRSISIPPDMEPYRQQLLGVAQTEPAPRSTQPARSVKTESAPADALPPAQGGTLYFEMELSGNDALFDDFIEDPGKYIDGFVQLEPLFPLSSDPELRRYKYLTVRSATPPYELAAALEALPQVESCTPDLPAYTDVGLSETNMGGMATGQEESFIFNDGSAKENEPEFIKRWKDAKLSKPHIDNNDLARLRRWNWDAVYPPFIVKNETEAERVERELREKKCWDNVDQLLPFMKIAQLDTGYSLHGKVKNGYNFLEDMDFIDEDDDAVDSHSKWLLKFPGHGTRTASLVIGGVNAQYTGDGNLGMLVRNGKLLQTLIPYRIAKSVILIGRGKELADAINHAVLNEVDVAFMCMGSYPRPMIARVAKMAYDAGLIWVCAAGNEVEMVIAPALYPGTIAVAAVNPDEQPWKGSSYGKEVDVAAPGEDVYVPFIDKDGREIMVYGSGTSYATPHVASAAAMWKAAHHERLAAYSEKWMIPEAFRYCLRQTARAPAADWKENLYGKGILNIPALIAFEPPHEDKLTNAYKDKNVHPKDDLGIREGIAFLWNLGKRLTTKGTVESMQGGVSSRGRTALEALMKPQNTGALEATPMADAAKARQALSAYFHAYSE; encoded by the coding sequence ATGGAACAGGTAAAAAAGGACCTGGCGAATTACGCGTCCGACCGCTACTCCGCGAGCTTACAGGAGATAGAACTCATCAGGAGCGGCATCTACCATAACCGGAAGGGTAGTATTCCCCTCACGGAAATTCCGCACAACCGCGACCGACTTGCGTTGCGTATGGAGCGGGAAGGCCTGCCGCCCGACCAGGCCATTGAACGCATCAACGGGGTGCCCAATTTCCAGGATGTGTTTATCATCCGCGAACTGCTCCGTCTATCTGAATCGGTATGCAGAATCACCATTTCGAGTCCTTTCGGCGGTTCCGGCTTCGGAACGGGTTTTCTCATCGCGCCCGGACTGCTCATTACCAACCACCATGTTTTTCCCGATGCCGCCGCGGCCGCGCATTCCGTGGCGCAGTTCTCCTATGAACTCACCGGTAAAGGTGGTGTTACGGCGCCGGTAAGTTTCAGGCTGAAGCCTGAAAAGTTCTTCATGAGCTCTTCGCTTGAAAAGAACATCATGGTGCCCTATAGCGGCCTCGATTTCACGATCGTGGCGGTGGATGAGATTTCCGACAATGGTATTCCCATCACGGATTTTCCCTATACCCGCTTCGATGAAACCCTCGGCAAAATTGTGGAAGGAGAGAACTGCATTGTGATCCAGCACCCCGCGGGCGACTACAAAAAGATCGTGCTGAAAGATATCCGGATGATCACGCTGACCGATAATTTCCTTATCTATGAATCCGATACACTGCCCGGCTCTTCCGGTAGCATGGTGGTGGGATTGGGTACCGGTCAGGTGGTGGCGCTGCACCACAGCGGCGTGCCGCGGAGAAACGACAAAGGACAGTGGCTCCGCAAAGATGGCCTGCCCGTGCAGGCTGGTGATACAGACGATGTGATAGACTGGATCGGCAATGAAGGCATCCGCGTAAGCAGCATCGTAAAAGCAATTCGTTCAATCTCAATTCCTCCTGATATGGAACCCTACCGCCAGCAATTATTGGGTGTGGCCCAGACTGAGCCCGCACCACGCAGTACGCAACCCGCCAGGTCCGTTAAAACAGAAAGCGCTCCCGCCGATGCTTTGCCGCCTGCACAAGGTGGTACACTGTATTTTGAAATGGAACTTTCCGGCAACGATGCTTTGTTCGATGATTTTATAGAAGATCCCGGCAAATACATTGATGGTTTTGTGCAACTGGAACCGTTGTTCCCGCTCAGTTCTGATCCCGAACTGCGGCGCTACAAATACCTCACGGTGCGGAGTGCCACGCCTCCGTATGAACTGGCCGCAGCACTGGAGGCCCTGCCGCAGGTGGAAAGCTGCACACCCGACCTTCCGGCCTATACCGATGTTGGACTATCGGAAACAAATATGGGAGGAATGGCCACCGGGCAGGAGGAGAGTTTCATTTTCAACGATGGCTCCGCGAAGGAAAATGAACCAGAGTTTATAAAACGATGGAAAGATGCGAAGTTGAGCAAACCACATATCGACAACAACGACCTGGCGCGGCTGCGCCGCTGGAACTGGGATGCCGTTTATCCACCTTTCATAGTGAAAAATGAAACGGAAGCCGAGCGCGTCGAACGGGAACTCCGGGAGAAAAAATGCTGGGATAATGTGGACCAGTTACTCCCTTTCATGAAGATCGCGCAACTTGATACCGGGTATTCTCTGCATGGCAAAGTTAAGAACGGGTACAATTTCCTGGAAGACATGGACTTCATTGATGAAGATGATGATGCCGTTGATTCACACAGTAAATGGCTGCTTAAGTTCCCGGGTCATGGTACCCGCACCGCCAGCCTGGTAATCGGAGGTGTGAATGCACAGTATACCGGAGACGGTAACCTCGGGATGCTGGTGCGCAATGGTAAATTACTTCAAACCCTTATTCCCTATCGCATAGCCAAATCCGTTATATTGATCGGAAGGGGAAAAGAATTGGCCGATGCCATCAACCATGCCGTATTGAACGAGGTGGATGTGGCCTTCATGTGCATGGGAAGTTATCCCCGCCCCATGATCGCGAGGGTGGCGAAGATGGCTTATGATGCCGGACTGATATGGGTATGCGCCGCCGGCAATGAAGTGGAAATGGTGATAGCTCCAGCGCTATATCCCGGAACCATTGCCGTGGCCGCCGTAAACCCCGATGAGCAACCCTGGAAGGGTTCCAGTTATGGGAAAGAAGTGGATGTGGCCGCCCCCGGCGAAGATGTTTATGTGCCGTTCATTGATAAGGATGGCCGGGAAATTATGGTGTATGGCAGCGGAACAAGTTACGCCACCCCGCATGTGGCCTCCGCCGCGGCCATGTGGAAAGCCGCCCACCATGAAAGACTCGCCGCTTATTCGGAAAAATGGATGATACCCGAAGCGTTCCGGTATTGCCTGCGGCAAACAGCGCGTGCGCCCGCCGCGGATTGGAAAGAAAATCTTTATGGAAAGGGTATTCTGAATATTCCGGCGCTTATCGCATTCGAACCACCTCACGAAGATAAACTTACGAATGCGTACAAAGATAAAAACGTGCACCCCAAAGATGATCTCGGTATCCGTGAAGGCATCGCCTTCTTATGGAACCTCGGCAAAAGACTCACCACGAAAGGTACGGTGGAATCCATGCAGGGCGGCGTTTCCAGCAGGGGACGCACCGCGTTGGAAGCGTTGATGAAACCACAAAATACCGGCGCCCTGGAAGCTACTCCCATGGCCGACGCCGCCAAAGCGCGCCAGGCGCTTTCAGCTTATTTCCATGCCTATTCCGAATAA
- a CDS encoding lycopene cyclase family protein gives MEKDFDYIIAGAGCAGLSLLIHLQEAGLTKGKKILLVDKAPKQGNDRTWCFWETKPGLFEPVVAHTWPTVSFFSNTWKGGELDIKPYQYKMIRSATFYAYCMEKIAGDPAITVLYAPITAIYNAPAGMASVIAGGEAFTARYVFNSILPAQPEVSDKQHYLLQHFKGWIIEAASPAFHPAKATLMDFRVGQEEGSTFVYVLPLTETKALVEYTLFTASLLEPEVYDEQLRNYIASFLKLNDYTVEEEEFGVIPMTNFRFPVSEGNIIYTGTAGGQTKASSGYTFRYIQEHSLRLVEALRDNVHPSAAGGMPARFRFYDSVLLHILRHRTLEGADIFTDLFKKGNAARVLRFLDNKTSFPEDLDIMRRLPTMPFLRAALKELF, from the coding sequence GTGGAAAAAGATTTCGATTATATCATCGCGGGCGCCGGTTGCGCCGGACTTAGTTTGCTGATCCATTTACAGGAAGCCGGTCTTACCAAAGGGAAGAAGATATTACTGGTCGACAAAGCCCCGAAGCAGGGCAACGACCGAACCTGGTGCTTCTGGGAAACAAAGCCCGGTTTATTTGAGCCCGTTGTGGCGCATACCTGGCCAACCGTTTCTTTTTTCAGCAATACTTGGAAAGGTGGTGAGCTTGATATCAAGCCTTATCAATATAAAATGATCCGCTCCGCCACGTTTTACGCGTATTGCATGGAGAAGATCGCGGGTGATCCGGCCATAACAGTACTTTACGCGCCTATAACTGCTATTTATAACGCCCCCGCAGGAATGGCTTCCGTAATTGCGGGGGGAGAGGCGTTCACCGCAAGGTATGTGTTCAACAGTATTCTTCCGGCACAACCTGAAGTTTCGGATAAGCAACACTACCTGTTACAACATTTTAAAGGATGGATCATTGAAGCCGCCAGTCCGGCTTTCCATCCGGCAAAAGCTACGCTGATGGATTTCCGCGTGGGGCAGGAAGAAGGGTCTACTTTCGTTTATGTGTTGCCGTTAACGGAAACAAAAGCGTTGGTGGAATACACTTTGTTTACGGCCAGTTTATTGGAGCCCGAAGTGTATGATGAACAGCTCCGCAACTACATCGCTTCCTTTCTGAAACTGAATGATTATACAGTGGAAGAAGAGGAGTTCGGGGTAATCCCCATGACCAATTTCAGGTTTCCCGTTTCCGAAGGAAACATCATTTATACCGGTACCGCGGGCGGACAAACAAAAGCATCCAGCGGATACACTTTCCGTTATATTCAGGAACACAGCCTGCGTTTGGTGGAAGCACTACGGGACAATGTTCATCCTTCCGCCGCAGGCGGAATGCCCGCCAGGTTCCGTTTTTACGACAGCGTGCTGCTGCATATCCTCCGGCACCGTACATTAGAAGGAGCCGATATTTTCACCGATCTTTTCAAAAAGGGCAATGCCGCCAGGGTACTGCGTTTCCTGGACAATAAAACTTCTTTCCCGGAGGATTTGGACATCATGCGCAGGCTACCTACAATGCCTTTCCTTCGGGCCGCCTTGAAAGAATTATTTTAA
- a CDS encoding beta-carotene hydroxylase encodes MNWMVLIGITLATFAVMEGITWLTHKYVMHGFLWYLHEDHHKKGPGFFEKNDAFFLIFSIPSWMSIYIGVTKHIYWLAAIGFGIALYGFAYFLVHDVIIHQRIKIFSRSNSLYVKAIRWAHKMHHKHLEKEEGESFGMLLVHKKYWEKVKKDLRFKSAQKKESIS; translated from the coding sequence ATGAACTGGATGGTACTGATAGGTATTACGCTCGCCACATTCGCCGTAATGGAAGGCATCACCTGGCTCACCCACAAATACGTGATGCACGGATTTCTATGGTACCTGCATGAAGATCACCACAAAAAAGGTCCCGGTTTCTTCGAAAAGAACGATGCGTTCTTCCTGATCTTCTCCATCCCCAGCTGGATGAGTATATACATCGGGGTAACGAAACATATTTACTGGCTGGCCGCCATCGGCTTCGGCATCGCCCTATATGGGTTCGCTTATTTTCTTGTGCACGACGTGATCATCCACCAGCGGATAAAAATATTCTCCCGCAGCAACAGTCTTTATGTGAAGGCTATCCGTTGGGCCCATAAAATGCACCACAAACACCTGGAGAAAGAAGAAGGAGAATCTTTCGGCATGCTGCTCGTGCATAAAAAATACTGGGAGAAAGTGAAAAAGGACCTTCGCTTCAAGTCCGCTCAAAAGAAAGAATCCATTTCCTGA
- a CDS encoding helix-turn-helix transcriptional regulator: protein MEWNIPSVFREHCVPGNFMHTIGTQYHPHYFHLHHSLGHGYVFVKEAEPGLLIRNWNYELSEAVSFHLPGIKTGAERSFSILCLQSIPLLRMNNGSAEIIQSDVNELFIFANTFRGTIHLEGGAEVRIIELLVTEEWFRLQYDNPEEIALREAWMQLFNENSARKMQVGNSVFYHALLNAIASDVHRGAGGSILVKSRTFELLDFVVHQLLPEPASQPADEQMDALKEILDTSVFGKLPAIETMARKFAMSESTLKRRFRKAFGSGIYEYYIKKKMEAARALLSSGDLRVSEVAFRLNYEKVSHFIELFTRHHGVSPGQLRSRTGGQ, encoded by the coding sequence ATGGAATGGAACATCCCGTCTGTATTCAGGGAGCATTGTGTTCCCGGGAATTTTATGCATACTATTGGTACGCAGTACCACCCTCATTATTTTCATCTTCATCATTCATTGGGCCATGGATATGTATTTGTGAAAGAAGCGGAGCCTGGCTTACTGATCCGGAATTGGAACTACGAGCTAAGCGAAGCTGTAAGCTTTCATCTTCCCGGGATAAAAACCGGCGCGGAAAGATCGTTCAGTATCCTATGCCTGCAGAGTATTCCGCTGTTGCGGATGAATAACGGTTCTGCTGAAATCATACAGTCTGATGTGAATGAGCTCTTCATTTTCGCCAATACTTTCCGCGGTACCATTCACCTTGAGGGCGGCGCGGAAGTAAGGATAATAGAATTACTGGTAACCGAAGAATGGTTCCGGCTTCAGTATGATAATCCGGAAGAAATAGCACTGCGTGAAGCCTGGATGCAACTGTTCAATGAAAACAGTGCCAGAAAGATGCAGGTGGGGAACAGCGTTTTTTACCATGCCTTGCTGAACGCGATCGCTTCTGATGTGCACAGAGGTGCAGGGGGTAGTATTCTGGTAAAATCGCGGACGTTTGAACTGCTTGATTTCGTGGTGCACCAGTTGTTGCCGGAGCCTGCGTCTCAACCGGCGGATGAACAAATGGACGCGCTGAAAGAAATCCTCGACACCAGCGTCTTCGGAAAGTTACCCGCTATTGAAACAATGGCCCGCAAATTCGCCATGAGTGAATCCACGCTTAAAAGAAGGTTCAGGAAAGCCTTTGGCTCCGGTATTTATGAATACTATATCAAAAAGAAAATGGAGGCCGCAAGGGCATTGCTCTCCTCCGGCGACCTGCGTGTGTCGGAGGTGGCGTTCCGCCTGAATTATGAAAAGGTGAGCCATTTTATAGAACTGTTCACCCGGCACCATGGTGTTTCTCCCGGTCAGCTCCGTTCCCGTACGGGCGGACAATAA
- the idi gene encoding isopentenyl-diphosphate Delta-isomerase, whose translation MKEIVLVNERDEQTGTMEKMEAHRQALLHRAFSVFIFNNNGELLLQQRAPGKYHSGGLWTNTCCSHPEPGESVEMAAERRLKEEMGFSVKLDKAFDFIYKAPFDNGLTEHEFDHVFVGNYDGEVHPDPNEVSAIRYASLEAIEEALKQDPAAYTAWFHIAFPKLLEWMRE comes from the coding sequence ATGAAGGAAATAGTTCTGGTAAACGAAAGGGACGAACAGACCGGCACAATGGAAAAAATGGAAGCGCACCGCCAGGCGCTGTTGCACAGGGCCTTCAGTGTATTCATTTTCAACAACAACGGAGAACTCCTGTTGCAACAACGCGCACCTGGAAAATACCACTCCGGTGGTTTGTGGACCAATACCTGCTGTAGTCATCCCGAACCAGGTGAATCAGTGGAAATGGCCGCTGAACGCCGCTTGAAAGAGGAAATGGGTTTCTCCGTAAAACTGGATAAAGCATTCGATTTTATTTATAAGGCTCCGTTCGATAACGGCCTCACCGAACATGAATTCGATCACGTTTTCGTGGGGAATTACGATGGCGAAGTGCACCCTGATCCCAACGAAGTTTCCGCGATTCGCTACGCCTCGCTCGAAGCCATCGAAGAAGCGCTGAAACAAGACCCGGCTGCCTACACCGCCTGGTTCCATATCGCGTTTCCGAAACTGCTCGAATGGATGCGCGAGTAA